A single genomic interval of Gammaproteobacteria bacterium harbors:
- a CDS encoding methionine adenosyltransferase — protein sequence MSEYAIFTSESVSEGHPDKMADQISDAVLDAILKDDPDARVAVETLVKTGMAIVAGEVTTKTYIELEELIRQVILDIGYNSSDLGFDGASCAVLNAIGKQSPDIAQGVNEDESKHKEQGAGDQGLMFGYASNETDVLMPAPITYAHRLMRRQAELRKKGILSWLRPDAKSQVTIRYENGKPVAVDAVVISTQHSPTIAHADLRAAVIDEIIRPVIPAEWLHAGTRFHVNPTGQFVIGGPLGDCGLTGRKIIVDTYGGMARHGGGAFSGKDPSKVDRSAAYAGRYVAKNLVAAGIAERCEIQVSYAIGVAEPTSISVNTFGTGKLSDSHISTLIQEHFDLRPRGIVAMLDLKRPIYRATATYGHFGREDGDFSWERTDKAAELAKAL from the coding sequence ATGAGCGAATATGCGATCTTCACCTCCGAATCCGTCTCCGAGGGACACCCCGACAAGATGGCCGACCAGATATCGGATGCCGTCCTGGACGCCATTCTCAAGGACGATCCGGATGCCCGGGTCGCGGTCGAGACACTGGTCAAGACCGGCATGGCCATCGTGGCCGGAGAGGTCACCACCAAGACCTACATAGAGCTCGAGGAACTGATCCGCCAGGTAATTCTCGACATCGGCTATAACAGCTCCGACCTGGGATTCGACGGCGCCTCCTGCGCGGTACTGAACGCGATCGGCAAGCAATCACCCGATATCGCCCAGGGTGTGAACGAGGACGAGAGCAAGCACAAGGAACAGGGTGCCGGCGACCAGGGTCTCATGTTCGGCTATGCCAGCAACGAGACCGACGTGCTGATGCCGGCGCCGATCACCTACGCGCACCGCCTGATGCGCCGCCAGGCCGAGCTGCGCAAGAAAGGCATCCTGTCGTGGCTCAGACCCGATGCCAAGAGCCAGGTCACGATCCGCTACGAGAACGGCAAGCCGGTGGCAGTCGACGCCGTCGTGATCTCGACCCAGCACAGCCCGACCATCGCCCATGCAGACCTGCGCGCGGCGGTGATCGACGAGATCATCCGCCCGGTGATCCCCGCCGAATGGCTGCACGCCGGTACCCGCTTCCACGTGAATCCCACCGGGCAATTCGTGATTGGCGGACCGCTCGGTGACTGCGGCCTCACCGGACGCAAGATCATCGTGGATACCTACGGCGGCATGGCGCGCCACGGCGGCGGCGCGTTCTCGGGCAAGGATCCCTCGAAAGTCGATCGCTCCGCGGCCTACGCGGGGCGCTACGTGGCCAAGAATCTCGTTGCCGCGGGCATCGCGGAGCGTTGCGAGATACAGGTTTCCTACGCGATCGGCGTGGCCGAACCCACCTCGATCTCGGTCAACACCTTTGGCACCGGCAAGCTGTCCGATTCACATATCTCCACCCTGATACAGGAACATTTCGATCTGCGTCCGCGCGGCATCGTCGCAATGCTCGACCTCAAGCGTCCGATCTATCGCGCTACCGCCACTTACGGTCATTTCGGCCGCGAAGACGGCGATTTCAGCTGGGAGCGCACCGACAAGGCTGCCGAACTGGCGAAGGCACTGTAA
- a CDS encoding adenosylhomocysteinase, translating into MSSAKKIAPAFSDYKVADIALAGWGRREIGIAETEMPALMAIRDRYRSHQPLAGARVLGCLHMTIQTAVLIETLIELGAEVRWSSCNIFSTQDHAAAAIAAAGIAVYAWKGETEEEYEWCIEQTILKDGQPWSVNMVLDDGGDLTAILHQRFPQLLEHVHGITEETTTGVLRLQEMLEKGTLKVPAVNVNDSVTKSKNDNKYGCRHSLNDAIKRGTDHLLSGKKALVVGYGDVGKGSAQSLRQEGMIVRISEIDPICAMQACMDGYEVVSPYLGGNNDGSAAQVDKALLAQIDLVVTATGNMDVCDRHMLAALKNGAVVCNIGHFDHEIDTAFMRREWKWEEVKPQVHKIHRAPDDYLLLLSEGRLVNLGNATGHPSRIMDGSFANQVLAQMYLYERRFAELEPELRTAALSIEVLPKRLDEEVARHMVAGFGGVLTRLRPEQADYIKVPVDGPYKNELYRY; encoded by the coding sequence ATGAGCTCTGCAAAAAAAATCGCACCCGCGTTCAGCGACTACAAGGTGGCCGACATCGCCCTTGCCGGCTGGGGTCGGCGCGAGATCGGCATCGCCGAAACCGAAATGCCGGCCCTGATGGCGATCCGCGATCGCTACCGCAGCCACCAGCCACTCGCCGGAGCGCGCGTCCTGGGCTGTCTGCACATGACCATCCAGACCGCGGTGCTGATCGAGACCTTGATCGAACTCGGCGCCGAGGTTCGCTGGTCCTCGTGCAATATCTTTTCGACCCAGGATCACGCCGCCGCGGCGATCGCGGCCGCCGGAATTGCGGTGTACGCCTGGAAAGGCGAGACCGAAGAGGAGTACGAGTGGTGCATCGAGCAGACCATCCTGAAGGACGGCCAGCCATGGTCCGTCAACATGGTGCTCGATGACGGCGGCGATCTGACCGCGATTCTTCACCAGCGCTTCCCGCAACTGCTCGAACACGTGCACGGCATCACCGAGGAAACCACCACCGGCGTGCTGCGGCTCCAGGAAATGCTCGAAAAGGGCACTCTCAAGGTACCGGCGGTGAACGTCAACGACTCGGTCACCAAGTCGAAGAACGACAACAAGTACGGCTGCCGCCACAGCCTGAACGATGCCATCAAGCGCGGCACCGACCACCTGCTGTCCGGCAAGAAAGCGCTGGTCGTAGGCTACGGTGACGTGGGCAAGGGCTCGGCCCAGTCGCTGCGCCAGGAGGGCATGATCGTGAGGATCAGCGAGATCGACCCGATCTGCGCCATGCAGGCGTGCATGGACGGCTACGAGGTGGTGTCTCCGTACCTCGGCGGCAACAATGACGGCAGCGCCGCGCAGGTCGACAAGGCGCTGCTGGCGCAGATCGATCTGGTGGTCACCGCCACCGGCAACATGGATGTATGCGACCGCCATATGCTGGCGGCGCTGAAGAACGGTGCGGTGGTGTGCAACATCGGGCATTTCGATCACGAGATCGACACCGCGTTCATGCGCCGCGAATGGAAATGGGAAGAAGTGAAGCCGCAGGTGCACAAGATCCATCGCGCGCCGGACGACTACCTGTTGCTGCTTTCCGAGGGGCGCCTGGTGAATCTCGGCAACGCGACCGGGCATCCCTCGCGCATCATGGACGGTTCGTTCGCCAACCAGGTGCTGGCCCAGATGTATCTTTACGAGCGCCGCTTCGCCGAGCTCGAGCCGGAACTGCGCACCGCGGCATTGAGCATCGAAGTGCTGCCGAAACGGCTCGACGAGGAAGTGGCACGGCATATGGTGGCCGGTTTCGGTGGTGTGCTGACGCGCCTGCGTCCGGAGCAGGCCGACTACATCAAGGTGCCGGTGGACGGGCCGTACAAAAACGAACTCTACCGTTACTGA
- a CDS encoding metalloregulator ArsR/SmtB family transcription factor, whose translation MTQAAAILPPERGFEPLAQLCKAAGDPLRLEILCSLRRDSYGVLELCRIFGVRQPAMSHHLKVLADAGLVCRRREGTSIFYHRAHRASCEELDALAQSIHVCADHICLGESTLRGVARVQSERAASSREFFAVNSRKFRAQQELIAPREQYQQAIDELLAEALPDPAGLAVELGPGEGWLLTALAARCRRVIAIDNSPAMLEQARSHCAQQQLGNVELMLGDNRDARSLAHGADLAVVNMVLHHTASPADVLNDMAATLRPGGVLLLTDLCTHDQSWARDACGDLWLGFAPEDLSRWARDAGLDEGESVYLALRNGFRVQLRLFQQPT comes from the coding sequence ATGACTCAAGCCGCAGCCATTTTGCCACCCGAACGGGGTTTCGAACCCCTTGCCCAGCTGTGCAAGGCCGCCGGCGATCCGTTACGGCTCGAGATCCTGTGCTCGTTGCGCCGCGACTCCTATGGCGTCCTCGAACTGTGCCGTATTTTCGGGGTGCGCCAGCCCGCGATGAGCCATCACCTGAAAGTGCTGGCCGACGCCGGACTGGTGTGCCGGCGCCGCGAGGGCACCTCGATCTTCTACCACCGCGCGCATCGTGCCAGCTGCGAGGAACTCGATGCGCTCGCGCAATCGATCCATGTCTGTGCCGACCACATATGCCTCGGCGAATCGACCTTGCGCGGAGTGGCCCGGGTACAGTCCGAACGCGCCGCCAGCTCGCGCGAGTTCTTTGCCGTCAATTCGCGCAAATTCCGCGCCCAGCAGGAACTGATTGCACCGCGCGAACAGTACCAGCAGGCGATCGACGAATTGCTGGCCGAGGCACTGCCCGACCCGGCTGGCCTGGCGGTGGAACTCGGACCGGGCGAGGGCTGGCTGCTCACGGCACTGGCGGCCCGTTGCCGGCGTGTCATCGCGATCGACAATTCGCCGGCGATGCTCGAACAGGCGCGCAGTCACTGCGCGCAACAGCAGCTCGGCAATGTCGAACTGATGCTCGGCGACAACCGCGATGCACGAAGCCTGGCGCATGGCGCGGACCTCGCGGTCGTCAACATGGTTTTGCACCACACCGCCTCGCCCGCCGACGTGCTGAACGATATGGCTGCGACGCTGCGTCCGGGCGGCGTGCTGCTGCTGACGGATCTGTGCACCCACGACCAGTCCTGGGCGCGCGATGCCTGCGGCGATCTGTGGCTTGGTTTTGCCCCGGAGGATCTGTCGCGCTGGGCCCGTGATGCCGGGCTGGACGAGGGCGAGAGCGTCTATCTCGCGCTGCGCAACGGATTTCGCGTGCAACTGCGACTCTTTCAACAGCCCACTTGA
- a CDS encoding 16S rRNA (uracil(1498)-N(3))-methyltransferase codes for MAVPRLYCAAPLAAGLPVELRDEALHYARNVLRLETGATLTVFDGLGHEFSATVVAEGKRSLTLQPEAALETLADTGLEIHLGIGLSRGERMDWVIQKSTELGVRSITPLLLARCNARFEEKRADNRMRHWKQVAISACEQCGRARLPLIEHPATLEHWLAQRPELMGLVLHTRDSPTLALDPLPAAARLLIGPEGGLDNAEFSHAIGAGLLPWSLGPRVLRTETAPVAALAILQFLWSR; via the coding sequence ATGGCTGTTCCGCGGCTCTACTGCGCCGCACCGCTGGCCGCAGGGCTGCCGGTCGAACTGCGCGACGAAGCGCTGCATTACGCACGCAACGTGTTGCGTCTCGAGACCGGCGCAACGCTCACGGTCTTCGACGGACTGGGGCACGAGTTCAGCGCCACGGTGGTGGCCGAGGGCAAGCGTTCGCTGACGCTGCAGCCGGAGGCTGCACTCGAAACGCTCGCCGATACGGGACTCGAGATCCATCTCGGAATCGGGCTCTCGCGTGGCGAACGCATGGACTGGGTGATCCAGAAAAGCACCGAGCTCGGCGTGCGCTCCATCACCCCCCTGCTGCTGGCGCGCTGCAATGCGCGCTTCGAGGAAAAGCGCGCCGACAATCGCATGCGTCACTGGAAACAGGTTGCGATCAGCGCCTGCGAACAATGCGGACGGGCGCGATTGCCGCTGATCGAACACCCCGCAACGCTCGAGCACTGGCTCGCGCAGCGCCCCGAACTCATGGGCCTGGTGCTGCACACACGCGACAGCCCGACGCTTGCCCTCGACCCACTCCCCGCCGCGGCGCGCCTGTTGATCGGTCCCGAGGGCGGCCTGGACAACGCGGAATTCTCCCACGCCATCGGCGCCGGTCTGCTTCCCTGGTCTCTCGGCCCGCGCGTGCTGCGCACCGAAACGGCACCGGTCGCGGCGCTGGCAATACTGCAATTTCTCTGGAGCCGGTGA
- the metF gene encoding methylenetetrahydrofolate reductase [NAD(P)H] translates to MSAAKPRISFEFFPPKTPEGMEKLHTAHQELGALAPDFYSVTYGAGGSTRTYTHAVVTDLSARGSVVAPHLSFGGDSEQTIAQLLEAYRAQGITRLVALRGDMPSGMGGMSQMVFAAQLVQFVRRTSGDHFAIEVAAYPEMHPQARDFASDLRFLKRKFDAGADSGITQFFYNADAYFHFLEECRRLGIEQPIYPGIMPILNYQNLERFARNCGAEIPRWLHYRLESLAADPHGMQEFAEEFVAALCRRLLAGGAPGLHFYTMNQSAPSIAICRRAGIG, encoded by the coding sequence ATGTCTGCCGCAAAACCACGCATCAGTTTCGAGTTTTTCCCGCCGAAGACCCCCGAAGGCATGGAAAAACTGCATACCGCACACCAGGAGCTCGGCGCGCTGGCGCCGGATTTTTACTCGGTGACCTACGGTGCCGGCGGCTCGACCCGCACCTATACCCACGCCGTGGTCACGGACCTGTCCGCCCGCGGCAGCGTCGTCGCACCGCACCTGTCATTCGGCGGGGATTCCGAGCAGACCATCGCGCAGTTGCTCGAAGCCTATCGCGCGCAGGGCATCACCCGGTTGGTGGCGCTGCGCGGCGACATGCCCTCCGGCATGGGCGGCATGTCGCAGATGGTTTTTGCGGCGCAACTGGTGCAGTTCGTGCGGCGCACCAGCGGCGATCACTTCGCTATCGAGGTCGCGGCCTATCCGGAAATGCACCCCCAGGCACGCGATTTTGCCAGCGACCTGCGCTTTCTGAAACGCAAGTTCGATGCCGGCGCCGACAGCGGTATCACCCAGTTCTTCTACAACGCCGACGCCTATTTCCATTTCCTCGAGGAATGCCGGCGGCTCGGGATAGAGCAACCGATATATCCGGGCATCATGCCGATCCTGAACTATCAGAATCTTGAGCGCTTCGCACGCAATTGCGGTGCCGAGATCCCGCGCTGGCTTCACTACCGTCTCGAATCACTGGCCGCCGACCCCCATGGCATGCAGGAATTCGCCGAGGAATTCGTGGCGGCACTGTGCCGGCGCCTGCTGGCGGGCGGTGCCCCGGGGCTGCATTTCTACACGATGAACCAGTCCGCACCGAGCATTGCCATCTGCCGCCGGGCCGGTATCGGCTGA